The following are encoded together in the Salvia hispanica cultivar TCC Black 2014 chromosome 6, UniMelb_Shisp_WGS_1.0, whole genome shotgun sequence genome:
- the LOC125193371 gene encoding putative disease resistance protein At1g50180, translating into MADAVANVFLETLRDLVAEETKFLLGVGGDVDKVKADLRSIHALLMRADRERRDSPTLKLYISQLKDLAFKAENLLEKYAVEVQSKRGLRSLKDKFQRYICIMCECYSVHEVGKEACDIIPALDQLAKELKSELDQQGSSSHSKQEAEQQRLLRQTYAHEVEHDFVGMEKDIKLLVSKVKDETRRRRVVKIYGMGGLGKTTLARKVYNHTDLQSYARAWVCITQQFQPKAVFADILKQLDSSVKQTDGMEDRELVTRIQSLLKERKCLVVIDDIWEDVHWEIIKQAFPVNCDVILTTRNEDIANQQSEPHRLEFLTKDEGWTLLQKVADISPGQKF; encoded by the coding sequence ATGGCAGATGCTGTTGCGAATGTGTTTCTGGAAACCCTTCGTGATTTGGTGGCTGAAGAAACCAAGTTTTTGCTTGGTGTGGGCGGTGATGTTGACAAAGTCAAAGCAGATCTGAGAAGCATCCATGCCTTGTTGATGAGAGCTGACAGAGAGAGACGCGATTCTCCAACTCTAAAGCTTTACATTTCCCAACTCAAAGATCTTGCTTTCAAAGCTGAGAATCTGCTTGAAAAGTATGCCGTTGAAGTTCAATCCAAAAGAGGGTTGAGGAGCCTCAAGGACAAATTTCAAAGGTACATTTGCATCATGTGTGAGTGTTACAGTGTCCACGAAGTTGGGAAGGAGGCTTGCGACATTATACCTGCCCTCGACCAACTCGCTAAAGAGTTAAAGTCGGAGTTGGATCAACAAGGCTCATCATCTCATTCCAAGCAGGAAGCTGAGCAGCAGCGTCTGTTGAGACAGACGTATGCTCATGAGGTTGAGCATGATTTCGTGGGCATGGAGAAAGACATCAAGCTTTTGGTATCCAAGGTGAAGGATGAAACCAGAAGGAGACGAGTAGTGAAGATATATGGGATGGGTGGTCTCGGAAAAACTACTCTCGCCAGAAAGGTGTACAACCACACAGACCTCCAATCTTATGCTCGAGCATGGGTTTGCATCACCCAACAGTTTCAACCGAAGGCCGTTTTCGCTGATATTTTGAAACAACTTGATAGCAGCGTCAAACAGACTGATGGTATGGAAGATCGCGAGTTGGTGACAAGAATTCAAAGTTTATTGAAGGAGAGGAAATGTCTGGTGGTGATAGATGATATATGGGAAGATGTTCATTGGGAGATCATAAAGCAAGCTTTTCCGGTGAATTGTGATGTCATTCTCACAACTCGTAATGAGGATATTGCTAATCAACAATCCGAACCTCACAGGCTGGAATTTCTGACAAAGGACGAAGGTTGGACTTTACTTCAAAAAGTAGCAGATATTTCTCCAGGTCAGAAGTTTTAA